TTCAACCATAAATACGGTGTCAGCACCTTCCGGAACTTCAGCTCCGGTCATTATCTTGGAGCATTGCCCGGCACCAATTGAGAAACTTGGTGATTGTCCGGCAGGAATTACTTCGAGCACTTCCAGCAATTTTCCCAAATCTTCCTTTTTGCAGGCGTAGCCATCCATTGCCGATTTGTTGAATGGTGGCATATCGACATCGGAATAAACCGGTTCAGCCAAAATGCGTCCGGCAGATTTTGTAAAATCCACTAATTCAGAGTCGATCGCTTGCGCATTTTCAAAAGCTATTCGAAGCGCATCATCTAGGCTTATTGGTTCATGATTTTCCATTCAGCATCAAAATTTAATTGTTCGGGTTGCAGACTAAATGATTTTCCATCAGATTGGACGACAAAGTCAGCGATTTTTAAGTGGGCTTTCGTGTATGGCTTGTTTTCTTCATTTTCATTACAAATAAATAGAAATAAGCCAGTAGCAATGTACTTGTGTAAGGAGGCCGATTCAATAATAACAGGATTGCTGATCGATAAAAATGGAAGTAACGCCATAAAAGCATTTGGTAAAAATTCATCTTTTGCCTGAATATAAAAAGAGCGAGCTGCACCATTTTTCAAGTAAAGCGAGCTATCCTTTTCAGTTGTTCTGTCGGTTTCTTCAAACAATTGAAAGCAATTGTATTCTTCAGTAATGAGTTTTAGTCCTTCGGTTTGGGGATGAAAATGCGATGAGATTTTTACAGCAATTGGTTTTTGCTCTTTTGTATTTTGAAGTAAGCGGCATACGAATGTGGTTTTCCCTACATTTCTTGCAGAGCCTGCCATTAAAATGATGTTATTCCATTCATGAACCATAGAAAATTCCCCTTTCCAAATTAGCGGAAAGGGGAATCTTGAGCAATTTATCTATTTTAATTAAAAGCCAGATTATTCTCCTTTCCAAAGTCATCCGGCCACTGCCGAAATCGGGAGGCTCAATCGTTTCCAACTGAACCCATTGGTTCGTAAAACTTATGATTGCTCACTTAGTTTTCCGAACTCGGAGTATTGTTGTGTGCAAATATATAAATATATGCATTTGTGTGATAACTTGGGGCTAATTTAGAACGATTCCAAAAGCTTGCACTTAAATTAGCTGTTATCAATAACAAGAAAGAGGGGAGAGTGTTTGTTTGTATAGGCTATTTGTAGAAACTCATTTCATCTATATACTTCCATGTTTTTTGGGGAAGGAAATGGCACACATCTTTACCTTCAGCAATGGCTTTCCTAATAAATGAAGATGAAATCTCCATTACCGGAGCTTCGATAAAATGAATATGAGGATGTTTTCGCATAGATTCTTTATTAAACCCGGGCCGAGGATAAACCAAGAGGTGATAGTCAGACAGGATCAACTCTGCATTTTTCCATTTGTCAATATAAGCCAAATTATCAGCTCCCATAATCAGATAAAACTCATTTTTCGGATATTTCTCTTTCAAATAGGTTAGGGTGTCAATGGTGTATGACGGGATGGGTAGTGTAAACTCAATTGATGAAGCTCTAAAGCGGTCATCATCTTCAATTGCCAGGTTTATCATTTCCAGTCGCTGGTAATTGTCGAGCAATTTTTTCTTGGTTTTAAAAGGGCTTTGCGGACTGATAACAAACCACAGTTGATCAATGTCAGAAAACTCCACCAGGTAGTTGGCAATGGCTAAATGTCCAATGTGGATGGGGTTGTATGTTCCGAAATACAGTCCGACCTTCATAACTAGTTTTGGTGATTAATAAACTCGGTAACCATTTTCTCGGCGTTTGCCAATGTCTTCTGCAGTTCTTCGCTTAGCAAAATAGTGTCAAATTGAGGAGCGAAAGTCAATTCGTATTCCGCTTTTTGTACTCGCTTGTCGATCACTTCAGCCGAATCGGTAGAACGTCCTTCTAAACGCTTTCGTAATTCTTCAATCGAAGGTGGTTGGATGAAAATAGCTAAGGCATCGTCGCTATAATACTTTTTGATGTTGATACCACCCACAACATCCACATCAAAAATGACGTGATTTCCTTTGTTGCGGATGCGTTCAACTTCTTCTTTTAGTGTGCCGTAGCAGGTTCCCTTGTATACTTCTTCCCACTCCAGAAACTCGTTGTTGTCCACTTTCTGCAGAAACTCGTCCGAGCTTAAGAAATAGTAGTCTTTGCCATTTTTTTCGGTATGACGTGGTGCCCGGCTGGTTGCCGATATGGAGAACTCTAAACCGAAATCTTGCTGAAGTAAATGTTTTACAACGGTCGTTTTTCCGGCTCCTGAGGGTGCTGAAAATATGATTAACTTTCCTTTTTTCATGATCAAAAAATCAATTCACTAATCGTTAAACGTAAAAAATTACAATACGTTCAACATCTGCTCTTTTATTCGCTCCAGTGAATCTTTCATTTGAACTACGATTCGCTGAATATTACTTTCGTTGGCTTTACTTCCCAATGTATTGATTTCGCGGCCAATTTCCTGTGCGATAAAGCCAAGTTTCTTTCCAACAACTTCGCTGCTCTCCATGGTTTCCAGAAAATATTCACAATGGTTGGCTAACCGGACTTTTTCTTCATTAATGTCCAGTTTTTCCATGTAGTAAATTAGCTCCTGCTCAAAGCGGTTTTTATCTACATTGCCGTTGAGGGCAATTTCATTTAAGCCGTCGGTAATTCGGGTTTTAATATTCTCCAACCGTTGTTTTTCGAACGGCTCAACTTGTTTTAGTAAATCCAAAATTTCGTTGACATTGGAACGGATATCTTTTTCGAGGGCAATGCCTTCCTGACAGCGGAACTGATCAACAGCTTCGATTACTTTTAGCAGATTGGTATGGATGGATTCCCATTCTTTTTCGTCCAGTTCTTCGTATACCGTTTTTACAGC
The DNA window shown above is from uncultured Sunxiuqinia sp. and carries:
- a CDS encoding YicC/YloC family endoribonuclease, with the translated sequence MIKSMTGYGKAEFETGNKKITVELKTLNSKQLDINSRIPALYREKDIVIRKEMNEKLVRGKMDFSLYLENLGTESNSVINENIVTAYFQQLSSIQEKIGLPVTPEVMQSILRLPDAVKTVYEELDEKEWESIHTNLLKVIEAVDQFRCQEGIALEKDIRSNVNEILDLLKQVEPFEKQRLENIKTRITDGLNEIALNGNVDKNRFEQELIYYMEKLDINEEKVRLANHCEYFLETMESSEVVGKKLGFIAQEIGREINTLGSKANESNIQRIVVQMKDSLERIKEQMLNVL
- the nadD gene encoding nicotinate (nicotinamide) nucleotide adenylyltransferase; this encodes MKVGLYFGTYNPIHIGHLAIANYLVEFSDIDQLWFVISPQSPFKTKKKLLDNYQRLEMINLAIEDDDRFRASSIEFTLPIPSYTIDTLTYLKEKYPKNEFYLIMGADNLAYIDKWKNAELILSDYHLLVYPRPGFNKESMRKHPHIHFIEAPVMEISSSFIRKAIAEGKDVCHFLPQKTWKYIDEMSFYK
- the gmk gene encoding guanylate kinase, producing MKKGKLIIFSAPSGAGKTTVVKHLLQQDFGLEFSISATSRAPRHTEKNGKDYYFLSSDEFLQKVDNNEFLEWEEVYKGTCYGTLKEEVERIRNKGNHVIFDVDVVGGINIKKYYSDDALAIFIQPPSIEELRKRLEGRSTDSAEVIDKRVQKAEYELTFAPQFDTILLSEELQKTLANAEKMVTEFINHQN